A window of Saccopteryx leptura isolate mSacLep1 chromosome 5, mSacLep1_pri_phased_curated, whole genome shotgun sequence contains these coding sequences:
- the ASXL1 gene encoding polycomb group protein ASXL1 isoform X3 has protein sequence MKDKQKRKKERTWAEAARLVLENYSDAPMTPKQILQVIEAEGLKEMSGTSPLACLNAMLHSNSRGGEGLFYKLPGRISLFTLKKDALQWSRHPAAGEGEEPEDTADAESCGSNETSTVSGENDVSLDETSSNASCSAESQSRSLAHARDSCRASSQASKQKKKTGVMLPRVVLTPLKVNGAHVESASGQMKRNRGEEVDFETPGSILVNTNLRALINSRTFHALPAHFQQQLLLLLPEVDRQVGTDGLLRLSSSALNNEFFTHAAQSWRERLADGEFTHEMQVRIRQEMEKEKKVEQWKEKFFEDYYGQKLGLTREELQQNVGQKEAKIKSDLSVPEEPARPQRGPATRQRDGHFKKRSRPDLRTRARRNLYKKQELEQGGITKDAQSVAPDIPFLKDGEAKTDLTAGGGSHLPGTSPAAPDPEGPKFAVDTGASRIQADADGLARASASPDRIPSLHQDTADQEPKDQKRKSFEEAASASFPEKKPRLEDRQSFRNTIESVHSEKPQPTKEEPKVPPIRIQLSRIKPPWVVKGQPTYQICPRIVPITESSCRGWTGARTLADIKARALQVRGARGHHCHREAATTAIGGGGGPGGGGSRATDEGGGKASTSSDGGEAHGHAEPRGAPSTPGDCASDLQRAQLLPPCPLSGERGPAGGAAPRAGREHLASRAEEESCPLQRAPDASGLEEASQLPIAPTGDQPCQALPPPSSRAPAPERLVEQPVLHLDVRTEYEFGATSWERDNEEQGPSSPAAGGPVQSLLGDVTSEGTAQTLDSDANPPMKDPENVTPSSTPESSVACCLKDRQLDELRLGDPCPLVRESATGQEDLNSEGTAPWVPGLSDDKAMLGQPGPGSRENAPSAELRAGGEWEEAAPRTPALPEGLAAEEGLNPPSCPPLWTGPPRGCVDSIDDDDDHKRVGIEMPKVNGDSDALSPHGESTDTASDLEGPLSEDSSEADPGEVPAVKRVWVVDREEKQAWSRSASLSKGNGDQSLVTRTDRKVAPQSWVSRVCAVPPKIPDSLLLASAECPLRPGSSVEATDPLVMQVLQGSLPTEKVLPPALSGSRAASPRLLVKERTGAVQGPGGNSCVVGRSTPTSLRAAKEPLLPDSREANTGLAKLEATQTPGTPQKISKMVPSAGPLYPGTNPMAASGKAEVGSKEQFSLFSFEEQKEGCALSPCSDSSAAPGRSPGNLTTSRAPRFSSPNVIPPAPHQPGRALGAQDGAGGQGKRLFGSRNQAAALQCPRPVEPVPLPADAPPGFPGRKLGPSKNPVSGRVQTSREDWAPKPPPVSVGCVRSEKTSGGGPLKANAENRNTVGPGPHNLVDHLQAMPFVLDLPFWKLPREPGKGLSQPLEPSSIPSQLNIKQAFYGKLSKLQLSSTSFNYSASSPAFPKGLAGSVVQLSHKANFGAGRSAALSLQMFTDSSTVESISLQCACSLKAMIMCQGCGAFCHDDCIGPSKLCVLCLVVR, from the exons AAGGACGCCCTGCAGTGGTCTCGCCACCCggcggcaggggagggggaggagccggaGGACACAGCCGATGCGGAGAGCTGTGGGTCTAACGAAACCAGCACCGTGAGCGGGGAAAATGATG TCTCACTTGATGAAACATCTTCAAATGCATCCTGTTCTGCGGAGTCTCAGAGCCGGTCTCTTGCCCACGCCAGGGACAGCTGCCGAGCCTCCTCGCAG GCCagcaagcagaagaaaaagaCCGGGGTGATGCTGCCTCGAGTAGTCCTGACTCCTCTGAAGGTAAACGGGGCCCACGTGGAGTCTGCATCAG GTCAGATGAAACGCAacagaggggaagaggtagatTTTGAGACACCTGGGTCCATTCTTGTCAACACCAACCTCCGGGCCCTGATCAACTCGCGGACCTTCCACGCCCTGCCGGCCCACTTCCAGCAAcagctcctcctgctgctgcccgaGGTGGACAGACAG GTGGGGACCGACGGCCTGCTGCGTCTCAGCAGCAGTGCCCTGAACAACGAGTTTTTCACCCACGCGGCCCAGAGCTGGCGGGAGCGCCTGGCGGATG GTGAATTCACTCATGAGATGCAAGTCAGGATACGACAGGaaatggagaaggaaaagaaggtggAACAATGGAAAGAAAAGTTCTTCGAGGACTACTATGGCCAGAA GTTGGGTTTGACCAGAGAAGAGTTGCAGCAGAATGTGGGCCAGAAGGAGGCTAAAATCAAGAGTGACTTGAGTGTCCCAGAAGAACCAGCGCGGCCACAGCGAGGTCCGGCCACCCGGCAACGAGACGGGCATTTTAAGAAACGCTCTCGGCCCGATCTCCGAACCAGAGCCAGAAGGAATCTGTATAAAAAGCAGGAGCTAGAGCAAGGAGGGATCACTAAAGACGCACAGTCTGTGGCACCAGACATCCCCTTCCTTAAGGACGGGGAGGCGAAGACTGACTTGACGGCGGGAGGCGGTTCCCACCTGCCGGGCACTTCCCCTGCTGCGCCTGACCCTGAGGGCCCCAAATTTGCGGTGGACACGGGGGCTTCTCGGATCCAGGCTGATGCCGACGGCCTGGCCCGGGCCTCTGCCTCTCCGGACAGAATTCCCAGCTTGCACCAGGACACTGCTGATCAGGAGCCCAAGGACCAGAAGAGGAAGTCCTTTGAGGAGGCAGCCTCTGCGTCCTTTCCCGAAAAGAAGCCCCGGCTTGAAGATCGTCAGTCCTTTCGTAACACAATTGAAAGTGTTCACTCCGAAAAGCCACAGCCCACCAAAGAAGAGCCCAAAGTCCCGCCCATCCGG ATACAACTTTCACGTATCAAACCCCCCTGGGTGGTCAAAGGCCAGCCCACCTACCAGATATGCCCCCGCATTGTCCCCATCACAGAGTCCTCCTGTCGGGGCTGGACTGGCGCCAGGACCCTCGCAGACATTAAAGCCCGTGCTCTGCAGGTCCGAGGGGCGAGAGGCCACCACTGCCATCGAGAGGCGGCCACCACTGCCATCGGAGGGGGGGGTGGCCCGGGTGGAGGTGGCAGCAGGGCCACCGACGAGGGAGGTGGCAAAGCCAGCACCagtagtgatggtggtgaggcCCATGGCCACGCTGAGCCCAGGGGAGCCCCGAGCACCCCTGGAGACTGTGCGTCAGATCTACAGCGAGCACAACTACTGCCGCCTTGTCCTCTGAGCGGGGAACGTGGTCCGGCTGGAGGCGCCGCGCCCAGAGCCGGCAGGGAGCACCTGGCATCTCGTGCAGAGGAGGAGAGTTGCCCGCTGCAGAGGGCGCCAGACGCAAGTGGGCTAGAAGAAGCATCCCAGCTCCCCATTGCTCCCACTGGGGACCAGCCATGCCAGGCTCTGCCCCCGCCGTCCTCCAGAGCCCCGGCGCCTGAGAGGTTGGTTGAGCAGCCTGTGTTGCATCTTGACGTCAGAACTGAGTATGAGTTTGGAGCTACTTCCTGGGAAAGGGACAATGAGGAGCAAGGACCCTCTTCTCCTGCTGCCGGGGGTCCTGTTCAGTCTCTGCTGGGGGATGTTACGTCGGAAGGAACCGCCCAGACTCTGGACAGTGACGCTAATCCACCCATGAAGGATCCTGAGAATGTGACGCCTAGTTCCACCCCTGAGTCGTCGGTGGCTTGCTGCCTGAAGGACAGACAACTTGACGAGTTAAGACTGGGTGACCCATGCCCGCTCGTGAGGGAAAGTGCTACTGGACAAGAAGACTTGAATTCCGAGGGCACCGCCCCTTGGGTCCCTGGCCTGTCCGATGACAAGGCcatgctggggcagcccggaccTGGCTCCCGAGAGAACGCCCCGTCTGCGGAGCTGCGGGCtggaggggagtgggaggaggctGCTCCCCGCACTCCTGCGCTGCCAGAGGGGCTGGCAGCCGAAGAGGGTCTGAATCCCCCCAGCTGTCCCCCACTCTGGACAGGACCCCCTCGGGGCTGCGTCGACAGCATAGACGACGACGACGACCACAAACGGGTAGGAATCGAAATGCCGAAAGTCAACGGAGACTCTGACGCGCTCAGTCCTCACGGCGAGTCCACAGACACGGCCTCTGACTTGGAAGGCCCCCTCTCTGAGGACAGCAGTGAGGCGGACCCTGGTGAAGTCCCAGCGGTGAAGAGGGTCTGGGTGGTGGACCGGGAGGAGAAACAGGCCTGGAGCCGCTCTGCCTCACTGTCCAAGGGGAATGGTGACCAGAGTCTGGTGACAAGGACGGACAGGAAGGTTGCTCCTCAGAGCTGGGTGTCTCGTGTATGTGCGGTCCCCCCAAAGATCCCCGATTCCCTGCTGTTGGCCAGTGCCGAGTGCCCACTGAGGCCGGGGTCGTCTGTGGAGGCCACTGATCCGCTCGTGATGCAGGTGTTGCAGGGCAGCTTGCCCACGGAGAAGGTCCTTCCTCCTGCGCTCTCTGGCAGCAGAGCCGCGTCCCCACGGCTCCTTGTGAAGGAGCGGACGGGAGCTGTGCAGGGCCctgggggaaacagctgtgtggTGGGCAGGAGCACCCCCACTTCTCTAAGAGCTGCGAAGGAACCTCTTCTGCCTGACAGCCGTGAAGCAAACACTGGTCTTGCCAAGCTGGAGGCCACCCAGACTCCTGGAACACCCCAAAAGATTTCTAAGATGGTTCCAAGTGCAGGCCCCCTGTATCCAGGGACAAACCCAATGGCTGCCTCTGGGAAAGCAGAAGTGGGTTCCAAAGAGCAGTTCTCTCTCTTCAGTTTTGAAGAGCAGAAGGAAGGCTGTGCTCTGTCCCCGTGCAGTGATTCCAGCGCTGCCCCGGGCAGAAGTCCAGGAAATCTCACTACCTCGAGAGCCCCTCGTTTCTCATCTCCAAATGTGATCCCCCCGGCTCCACACCAGCCAGGCCGGGCCCTGGGTGCTCAGGACGGTGCTGGAGGCCAAGGCAAGAGGCTCTTTGGCTCTAGGAACCAGGCTGCGGCCCTCCAGTGCCCCAGGCCTGTGGAGCCAGTGCCTCTGCCCGCTGATGCCCCTCCTGGTTTTCCCGGTCGGAAGCTGGGGCCGAGTAAGAACCCTGTGTCTGGCAGGGTACAGACTTCCAGGGAGGACTGGGCTCCGAAGCCGCCTCCGGTCTCTGTGGGCTGCGTCAGGAGTGAGAAGACCTCTGGGGGGGGGCCTCTTAAGGCGAACGCAGAGAATAGAAACACGGTTGGGCCTGGCCCTCACAATCTGGTGGATCACTTGCAAGCGATGCCCTTTGTCCTTGACCTGCCCTTCTGGAAATTGCCCCGAGAGCCCGGGAAAGGGCTCAGCCAGCCTCTGGAGCCTTCTTCTATCCCCTCCCAACTCAACATCAAACAGGCATTTTACGGGAAGCTTTCCAAACTCCAGCTAAGTTCCACCAGCTTTAATTACTCCGCCAGCTCCCCAGCCTTCCCCAAAGGCCTGGCCGGCAGCGTGGTGCAGCTGAGCCACAAAGCGAACTTCGGCGCGGGCCGCAGTGCGGCCCTGTCCCTGCAGATGTTCACCGACAGCAGCACCGTGGAGAGCATCTCGCTGCAGTGTGCGTGCAGCCTGAAAGCCATGATCATGTGCCAGGGCTGTGGCGCCTTCTGTCACGACGACTGTATTGGACCCTCAAAGCTCTGTGTATTGTGCCTTGTGGTGAGATAA
- the ASXL1 gene encoding polycomb group protein ASXL1 isoform X1, with the protein MKDKQKRKKERTWAEAARLVLENYSDAPMTPKQILQVIEAEGLKEMSGTSPLACLNAMLHSNSRGGEGLFYKLPGRISLFTLKKDALQWSRHPAAGEGEEPEDTADAESCGSNETSTVSGENDVSLDETSSNASCSAESQSRSLAHARDSCRASSQASKQKKKTGVMLPRVVLTPLKVNGAHVESASGFSGRHADGESGSPSSSSSGSLALGSTAIRGQAEVARDPAPLLRGFRKPATGQMKRNRGEEVDFETPGSILVNTNLRALINSRTFHALPAHFQQQLLLLLPEVDRQVGTDGLLRLSSSALNNEFFTHAAQSWRERLADGEFTHEMQVRIRQEMEKEKKVEQWKEKFFEDYYGQKLGLTREELQQNVGQKEAKIKSDLSVPEEPARPQRGPATRQRDGHFKKRSRPDLRTRARRNLYKKQELEQGGITKDAQSVAPDIPFLKDGEAKTDLTAGGGSHLPGTSPAAPDPEGPKFAVDTGASRIQADADGLARASASPDRIPSLHQDTADQEPKDQKRKSFEEAASASFPEKKPRLEDRQSFRNTIESVHSEKPQPTKEEPKVPPIRIQLSRIKPPWVVKGQPTYQICPRIVPITESSCRGWTGARTLADIKARALQVRGARGHHCHREAATTAIGGGGGPGGGGSRATDEGGGKASTSSDGGEAHGHAEPRGAPSTPGDCASDLQRAQLLPPCPLSGERGPAGGAAPRAGREHLASRAEEESCPLQRAPDASGLEEASQLPIAPTGDQPCQALPPPSSRAPAPERLVEQPVLHLDVRTEYEFGATSWERDNEEQGPSSPAAGGPVQSLLGDVTSEGTAQTLDSDANPPMKDPENVTPSSTPESSVACCLKDRQLDELRLGDPCPLVRESATGQEDLNSEGTAPWVPGLSDDKAMLGQPGPGSRENAPSAELRAGGEWEEAAPRTPALPEGLAAEEGLNPPSCPPLWTGPPRGCVDSIDDDDDHKRVGIEMPKVNGDSDALSPHGESTDTASDLEGPLSEDSSEADPGEVPAVKRVWVVDREEKQAWSRSASLSKGNGDQSLVTRTDRKVAPQSWVSRVCAVPPKIPDSLLLASAECPLRPGSSVEATDPLVMQVLQGSLPTEKVLPPALSGSRAASPRLLVKERTGAVQGPGGNSCVVGRSTPTSLRAAKEPLLPDSREANTGLAKLEATQTPGTPQKISKMVPSAGPLYPGTNPMAASGKAEVGSKEQFSLFSFEEQKEGCALSPCSDSSAAPGRSPGNLTTSRAPRFSSPNVIPPAPHQPGRALGAQDGAGGQGKRLFGSRNQAAALQCPRPVEPVPLPADAPPGFPGRKLGPSKNPVSGRVQTSREDWAPKPPPVSVGCVRSEKTSGGGPLKANAENRNTVGPGPHNLVDHLQAMPFVLDLPFWKLPREPGKGLSQPLEPSSIPSQLNIKQAFYGKLSKLQLSSTSFNYSASSPAFPKGLAGSVVQLSHKANFGAGRSAALSLQMFTDSSTVESISLQCACSLKAMIMCQGCGAFCHDDCIGPSKLCVLCLVVR; encoded by the exons AAGGACGCCCTGCAGTGGTCTCGCCACCCggcggcaggggagggggaggagccggaGGACACAGCCGATGCGGAGAGCTGTGGGTCTAACGAAACCAGCACCGTGAGCGGGGAAAATGATG TCTCACTTGATGAAACATCTTCAAATGCATCCTGTTCTGCGGAGTCTCAGAGCCGGTCTCTTGCCCACGCCAGGGACAGCTGCCGAGCCTCCTCGCAG GCCagcaagcagaagaaaaagaCCGGGGTGATGCTGCCTCGAGTAGTCCTGACTCCTCTGAAGGTAAACGGGGCCCACGTGGAGTCTGCATCAG GCTTCTCGGGCCGCCATGCCGATGGCGAGAGTGGCAGCCCGTCCAGCAGCAGCAGTGGCTCTCTGGCCCTGGGCAGCACTGCCATTCGTGGCCAGGCTGAGGTCGCCCGGGACCCCGCCCCCCTCCTGAGAGGCTTCCGGAAGCCGGCCACAG GTCAGATGAAACGCAacagaggggaagaggtagatTTTGAGACACCTGGGTCCATTCTTGTCAACACCAACCTCCGGGCCCTGATCAACTCGCGGACCTTCCACGCCCTGCCGGCCCACTTCCAGCAAcagctcctcctgctgctgcccgaGGTGGACAGACAG GTGGGGACCGACGGCCTGCTGCGTCTCAGCAGCAGTGCCCTGAACAACGAGTTTTTCACCCACGCGGCCCAGAGCTGGCGGGAGCGCCTGGCGGATG GTGAATTCACTCATGAGATGCAAGTCAGGATACGACAGGaaatggagaaggaaaagaaggtggAACAATGGAAAGAAAAGTTCTTCGAGGACTACTATGGCCAGAA GTTGGGTTTGACCAGAGAAGAGTTGCAGCAGAATGTGGGCCAGAAGGAGGCTAAAATCAAGAGTGACTTGAGTGTCCCAGAAGAACCAGCGCGGCCACAGCGAGGTCCGGCCACCCGGCAACGAGACGGGCATTTTAAGAAACGCTCTCGGCCCGATCTCCGAACCAGAGCCAGAAGGAATCTGTATAAAAAGCAGGAGCTAGAGCAAGGAGGGATCACTAAAGACGCACAGTCTGTGGCACCAGACATCCCCTTCCTTAAGGACGGGGAGGCGAAGACTGACTTGACGGCGGGAGGCGGTTCCCACCTGCCGGGCACTTCCCCTGCTGCGCCTGACCCTGAGGGCCCCAAATTTGCGGTGGACACGGGGGCTTCTCGGATCCAGGCTGATGCCGACGGCCTGGCCCGGGCCTCTGCCTCTCCGGACAGAATTCCCAGCTTGCACCAGGACACTGCTGATCAGGAGCCCAAGGACCAGAAGAGGAAGTCCTTTGAGGAGGCAGCCTCTGCGTCCTTTCCCGAAAAGAAGCCCCGGCTTGAAGATCGTCAGTCCTTTCGTAACACAATTGAAAGTGTTCACTCCGAAAAGCCACAGCCCACCAAAGAAGAGCCCAAAGTCCCGCCCATCCGG ATACAACTTTCACGTATCAAACCCCCCTGGGTGGTCAAAGGCCAGCCCACCTACCAGATATGCCCCCGCATTGTCCCCATCACAGAGTCCTCCTGTCGGGGCTGGACTGGCGCCAGGACCCTCGCAGACATTAAAGCCCGTGCTCTGCAGGTCCGAGGGGCGAGAGGCCACCACTGCCATCGAGAGGCGGCCACCACTGCCATCGGAGGGGGGGGTGGCCCGGGTGGAGGTGGCAGCAGGGCCACCGACGAGGGAGGTGGCAAAGCCAGCACCagtagtgatggtggtgaggcCCATGGCCACGCTGAGCCCAGGGGAGCCCCGAGCACCCCTGGAGACTGTGCGTCAGATCTACAGCGAGCACAACTACTGCCGCCTTGTCCTCTGAGCGGGGAACGTGGTCCGGCTGGAGGCGCCGCGCCCAGAGCCGGCAGGGAGCACCTGGCATCTCGTGCAGAGGAGGAGAGTTGCCCGCTGCAGAGGGCGCCAGACGCAAGTGGGCTAGAAGAAGCATCCCAGCTCCCCATTGCTCCCACTGGGGACCAGCCATGCCAGGCTCTGCCCCCGCCGTCCTCCAGAGCCCCGGCGCCTGAGAGGTTGGTTGAGCAGCCTGTGTTGCATCTTGACGTCAGAACTGAGTATGAGTTTGGAGCTACTTCCTGGGAAAGGGACAATGAGGAGCAAGGACCCTCTTCTCCTGCTGCCGGGGGTCCTGTTCAGTCTCTGCTGGGGGATGTTACGTCGGAAGGAACCGCCCAGACTCTGGACAGTGACGCTAATCCACCCATGAAGGATCCTGAGAATGTGACGCCTAGTTCCACCCCTGAGTCGTCGGTGGCTTGCTGCCTGAAGGACAGACAACTTGACGAGTTAAGACTGGGTGACCCATGCCCGCTCGTGAGGGAAAGTGCTACTGGACAAGAAGACTTGAATTCCGAGGGCACCGCCCCTTGGGTCCCTGGCCTGTCCGATGACAAGGCcatgctggggcagcccggaccTGGCTCCCGAGAGAACGCCCCGTCTGCGGAGCTGCGGGCtggaggggagtgggaggaggctGCTCCCCGCACTCCTGCGCTGCCAGAGGGGCTGGCAGCCGAAGAGGGTCTGAATCCCCCCAGCTGTCCCCCACTCTGGACAGGACCCCCTCGGGGCTGCGTCGACAGCATAGACGACGACGACGACCACAAACGGGTAGGAATCGAAATGCCGAAAGTCAACGGAGACTCTGACGCGCTCAGTCCTCACGGCGAGTCCACAGACACGGCCTCTGACTTGGAAGGCCCCCTCTCTGAGGACAGCAGTGAGGCGGACCCTGGTGAAGTCCCAGCGGTGAAGAGGGTCTGGGTGGTGGACCGGGAGGAGAAACAGGCCTGGAGCCGCTCTGCCTCACTGTCCAAGGGGAATGGTGACCAGAGTCTGGTGACAAGGACGGACAGGAAGGTTGCTCCTCAGAGCTGGGTGTCTCGTGTATGTGCGGTCCCCCCAAAGATCCCCGATTCCCTGCTGTTGGCCAGTGCCGAGTGCCCACTGAGGCCGGGGTCGTCTGTGGAGGCCACTGATCCGCTCGTGATGCAGGTGTTGCAGGGCAGCTTGCCCACGGAGAAGGTCCTTCCTCCTGCGCTCTCTGGCAGCAGAGCCGCGTCCCCACGGCTCCTTGTGAAGGAGCGGACGGGAGCTGTGCAGGGCCctgggggaaacagctgtgtggTGGGCAGGAGCACCCCCACTTCTCTAAGAGCTGCGAAGGAACCTCTTCTGCCTGACAGCCGTGAAGCAAACACTGGTCTTGCCAAGCTGGAGGCCACCCAGACTCCTGGAACACCCCAAAAGATTTCTAAGATGGTTCCAAGTGCAGGCCCCCTGTATCCAGGGACAAACCCAATGGCTGCCTCTGGGAAAGCAGAAGTGGGTTCCAAAGAGCAGTTCTCTCTCTTCAGTTTTGAAGAGCAGAAGGAAGGCTGTGCTCTGTCCCCGTGCAGTGATTCCAGCGCTGCCCCGGGCAGAAGTCCAGGAAATCTCACTACCTCGAGAGCCCCTCGTTTCTCATCTCCAAATGTGATCCCCCCGGCTCCACACCAGCCAGGCCGGGCCCTGGGTGCTCAGGACGGTGCTGGAGGCCAAGGCAAGAGGCTCTTTGGCTCTAGGAACCAGGCTGCGGCCCTCCAGTGCCCCAGGCCTGTGGAGCCAGTGCCTCTGCCCGCTGATGCCCCTCCTGGTTTTCCCGGTCGGAAGCTGGGGCCGAGTAAGAACCCTGTGTCTGGCAGGGTACAGACTTCCAGGGAGGACTGGGCTCCGAAGCCGCCTCCGGTCTCTGTGGGCTGCGTCAGGAGTGAGAAGACCTCTGGGGGGGGGCCTCTTAAGGCGAACGCAGAGAATAGAAACACGGTTGGGCCTGGCCCTCACAATCTGGTGGATCACTTGCAAGCGATGCCCTTTGTCCTTGACCTGCCCTTCTGGAAATTGCCCCGAGAGCCCGGGAAAGGGCTCAGCCAGCCTCTGGAGCCTTCTTCTATCCCCTCCCAACTCAACATCAAACAGGCATTTTACGGGAAGCTTTCCAAACTCCAGCTAAGTTCCACCAGCTTTAATTACTCCGCCAGCTCCCCAGCCTTCCCCAAAGGCCTGGCCGGCAGCGTGGTGCAGCTGAGCCACAAAGCGAACTTCGGCGCGGGCCGCAGTGCGGCCCTGTCCCTGCAGATGTTCACCGACAGCAGCACCGTGGAGAGCATCTCGCTGCAGTGTGCGTGCAGCCTGAAAGCCATGATCATGTGCCAGGGCTGTGGCGCCTTCTGTCACGACGACTGTATTGGACCCTCAAAGCTCTGTGTATTGTGCCTTGTGGTGAGATAA